In Prunus dulcis chromosome 2, ALMONDv2, whole genome shotgun sequence, a single genomic region encodes these proteins:
- the LOC117617492 gene encoding pumilio homolog 1-like, with amino-acid sequence MVTDTYSKMMSEMSMRSMLKNGEDLSMLIREQRRQHEASEREKEELNLYRSGSAPPTVEGSLNAVGGLFEDSALSGFTKNGSKGFATEEELRADPAYVTYYYSNVNLNPRLPPPLVSKEDWRFAQRFQGGGGGGGGGGSAVGGIGDRRIGGRSGGEGGDVNRSLFSVQPGVGGKEENGVAGRKAPAEWGGDGLIGLPGLGLGSRQKSIAEIIQDDIHNTNVSRHPSRPASRNAFDDGVETSETQFAHLHRDLASIDALRSGGNKQGMSAVQNVGSSGSHTYASALGASLSRSTTPDPQLIARAPSPRIPPVGGGRASSMDKKIANGQNSFNGASPNVNESADLAAALSGMNLSANGRIDEENHARSQLQHEIDNHHNLFDIQGDRSHMKQNSYLNKPDSGNFHLHSVSQSSKNSYQNMGRGSGFGRDLNHPSYMSDDPVEINNPPASANSYLRGPVPGLNGRGSSFSQYQNVDSTSFPNYGLGGYSVSPSSPSMMGNPLGNGSLPPLFENAAAASAMGGLDSGAFGGGMSLGPNLLAAAAELQNMNRLGNHTAGSAVQVPMMDPLYLQYLRSNEYAAAQVAALNDPTKDREGMGNMYMDLLGLQKAYLGQLLSPQKSQFGVPYIGKSGSLNHGYYGNPAYGLGMSYSGTALGGPLLPNSPVGPGSPARHSDRNLRFSSGMRNMGGGLMGAWHSETGGNFDENFASTLLDEFKSNKTKCFELSEIAGHVVEFSADQYGSRFIQQKLETATAEEKNMVFDEIMPQALSLMTDVFGNYVIQKFFEHGTASQIRELADQLTGHVLTLSLQMYGCRVIQKAIEVVELDQQTKMVGELDGHVMRCVRDQNGNHVVQKCIECVPEDAIQFVVSTFYDQVVTLSTHPYGCRVIQRVLEHCHDPRTQQIMMDEILQSVCTLAQDQYGNYVVQHVLEHGKPHERSAIIKELTGQIVQMSQQKFASNVIEKCLSFGTLAERQALVTEMLGTTDENEPLQAMMKDQFANYVVQKVLETCDDQQLELILNRIKVHLNALKKYTYGKHIVARVEKLVAAGERRISILAPHASAA; translated from the exons ATGGTCACCGATACTTACTCGAAGATGATGTCCGAGATGTCAATGCGTTCCATGTTGAAGAACGGCGAAGATTTGAGTATGTTGATTCGCGAACAGAGGCGTCAACACGAAGCAAGTGAGCGAGAAAAGGAGGAGCTCAATCTGTACAGAAGTGGGTCGGCCCCACCCACAGTCGAAGGCTCGTTAAACGCGGTTGGGGGCTTGTTCGAGGACTCGGCGCTGTCGGGTTTCACGAAAAACGGCAGCAAAGGCTTTGCGACCGAAGAGGAGCTTCGTGCCGATCCAGCTTATGTGACTTACTACTATTCCAATGTGAATCTCAATCCGCGGCTTCCGCCGCCGCTGGTTTCGAAGGAGGACTGGCGTTTTGCGCAGCGGTTCCAAGGCGGGGgcggtggaggtggaggtggaggttcGGCTGTTGGAGGCATTGGAGATAGGAGGATAGGAGGTAGGAGTGGTGGCGAAGGTGGGGATGTGAACAGGTCACTTTTCTCGGTGCAGCCAGGGGTTGGAGGGAAGGAGGAGAATGGGGTGGCCGGGAGGAAGGCTCCGGCGGAGTGGGGCGGTGATGGGTTGATTGGGTTGCCGGGGTTGGGACTTGGGAGTAGGCAGAAGAGTATTGCAGAGATCATTCAG GATGATATACATAATACAAATGTCTCAAGACACCCTTCTCGTCCAGCTAGCCGGAATGCATTTGATGATGGTGTTGAAACTTCAGAAACCCAGTTTGCTCATCTGCATCGTGATTTGGCATCTATAGATGCTTTGCGTTCTGGTGGAAATAAGCAGGGAATGTCTGCTGTCCAGAATGTCGGCTCATCGGGTTCTCATACATATGCTTCTGCTCTGGGTGCTTCATTGTCGAGAAGCACGACCCCAGACCCTCAGCTTATAGCTAGGGCTCCTAGTCCTCGGATTCCACCTGTTGGTGGAGGAAGGGCTTCCTCCATGGATAAAAAAATTGCCAATGGTCAAAACTCATTCAATGGTGCCTCACCCAATGTGAATGAGTCTGCAGATCTAGCAGCTGCTTTATCTGGTATGAACCTGTCGGCAAACGGCAGGATAGATGAAGAGAATCATGCACGCTCACAACTTCAACATGAAATTGATAATCACCATAACCTTTTTGATATTCAAGGTGATCGGAGCCATATGAAACAAAATTCGTATTTGAATAAGCCTGATTCTGGGAATTTTCATTTGCATTCTGTTTCCCAATCTTCTAAAAACTCTTATCAGAATATGGGGAGAGGCAGTGGATTTGGGAGGGATCTGAACCACCCTTCATATATGTCTGATGATCCAGTTGAAATTAATAATCCCCCTGCATCTGCTAACTCATACTTAAGGGGACCTGTGCCAGGTCTTAATGGCCGAGGAAGCTCATTCTCCCAGTATCAGAATGTAGACAGTACCTCGTTTCCTAACTATGGCTTAGGTGGGTATTCTGTTAGTCCTTCGTCTCCATCCATGATGGGAAATCCACTTGGTAATGGTAGTTTACCACCCTTATTTGAAAATGCTGCTGCTGCATCTGCAATGGGTGGCTTGGATTCTGGAGCATTTGGAGGAGGTATGTCTCTAGGACCAAATTTGTTGGCAGCAGCTGCTGAATTGCAGAATATGAACAGGCTTGGAAATCACACTGCTGGGAGTGCTGTCCAGGTGCCCATGATGGACCCATTGTATCTGCAGTACTTGAGATCAAATGAATATGCTGCTGCCCAGGTTGCAGCCTTGAATGACCCCACAAAAGATAGGGAAGGCATGGGTAATATGTATATGGATTTACTGGGTTTGCAAAAAGCTTATCTGGGGCAATTGCTTTCGCctcaaaaatcacaatttggTGTTCCCTACATTGGTAAGTCTGGTAGCTTGAATCATGGTTACTACGGAAATCCAGCATATGGGCTTGGCATGTCTTATTCTGGAACAGCATTGGGTGGCCCCCTTCTTCCAAACTCTCCTGTTGGACCAGGTAGTCCTGCCAGGCACAGTGATCGGAACTTGCGTTTTTCTTCTGGGATGAGGAACATGGGTGGAGGTCTCATGGGAGCTTGGCACTCTGAAACTGGTGgaaattttgatgaaaattttGCTTCCACTTTACTAGATGAGTTCAAAAGCAATAAGACTAAATGTTTTGAACTTTCAGAGATTGCAGGGCATGTTGTTGAGTTCAG TGCCGACCAGTATGGAAGTCGGTTTATTCAACAGAAACTTGAAACTGCCACAGCTGAAGAAAAGAACATGGTCTTTGATGAAATAATGCCCCAAGCCCTTTCTCTAATGACCGATGTGTTTGGTAATTATGTGATTCAGAAG TTTTTTGAGCATGGAACTGCATCACAAATAAGAGAACTTGCTGACCAGCTCACTGGGCATGTGCTGACCCTTAGCCTTCAAATGTATGGCTGTCGAGTGATCCAGAAG GCTATAGAAGTTGTTGAGCTGGACCAGCAGACTAAAATGGTAGGTGAACTGGATGGCCATGTTATGCGTTGTGTACGTGATCAAAATGGGAACCATGTCGTCCAGAAGTGTATTGAATGTGTACCTGAAGATGCCATCCAGTTTGTTGTTTCAACTTTTTATGATCAAGTCGTGACACTGTCAACTCATCCATATGGTTGTCGTGTCATACAG AGAGTTTTGGAGCACTGCCATGACCCCAGAACGCAGCAAATAATGATGGATGAGATTCTGCAGTCTGTTTGCACTTTGGCGCAAGACCAATATGGAAATTATGTTGTACAG CATGTGCTGGAACATGGAAAACCACATGAACGATCAGCTATCATTAAGGAACTAACTGGCCAGATTGTTCAAATGAGCCAGCAAAAATTTGCGTCAAATGTCATAGAAAAGTGTTTAAGTTTTGGAACTCTTGCTGAACGCCAGGCCCTTGTAACTGAGATGCTCGGTACCACTGATGAAAACGAGCCCCTTCAG GCAATGATGAAGGACCAGTTTGCAAACTATGTTGTACAGAAAGTGCTGGAAACTTGTGACGATCAGCAACTTGAACTAATCCTTAACCGAATTAAGGTTCATCTGAATGCTCTGAAGAAGTATACTTATGGGAAGCATATAGTTGCACGTGTAGAGAAACTTGTTGCTGCTGGAG AGAGGAGGATTAGCATTCTGGCTCCGCATGCTTCTGCTGCTTAG
- the LOC117619664 gene encoding thaumatin-like protein isoform X1, protein MPISQVFIFLCFLISLSFTDGTQLIIVNNCKESIWPGILGTAGYPTPQSGGFHLHSGEQQVLDVPENWSGRLWGRQGCCFDEQTGKGSCQTGDCAGLLQCRGLGGVPPATLVEMTLGTSKSDLHYYDVSLVDGFNVPVSMRPIGGRMGCGVAACEADLNVCCPSALVVMKQGKVVGCKSACLAANSDRYCCRGEFADPKSCKPTVFGYLFKAICPRAYSYAFDDCTGLKTCKAPRYVITFCPPNYG, encoded by the exons ATGCCAATCTCACAagtcttcatcttcctctgcTTTCTCATCTCCCTGTCCTTCACAG ATGGAACTCAACTTATTATAGTGAACAACTGCAAGGAGAGCATATGGCCCGGGATCCTTGGCACTGCAGGCTACCCAACTCCTCAAAGCGGCGGCTTCCATCTCCACAGCGGGGAACAGCAAGTCCTTGACGTGCCAGAAAACTGGTCAGGAAGACTATGGGGCAGGCAAGGCTGCTGCTTTGATGAACAAACGGGAAAAGGCTCATGCCAAACAGGGGATTGCGCCGGGCTCTTACAATGCAGGGGACTTGGTGGAGTGCCTCCAGCCACACTAGTTGAAATGACACTTGGGACCTCCAAATCAGACTTGCATTACTATGATGTGAGTTTGGTTGATGGGTTCAACGTTCCGGTTTCGATGAGGCCAATAGGTGGTAGGATGGGGTGTGGGGTTGCTGCTTGTGAGGCTGACTTGAATGTTTGCTGCCCATCTGCATTGGTGGTTATGAAACAAGGGAAGGTTGTAGGCTGCAAGAGCGCTTGTTTGGCTGCAAATTCAGACAGGTATTGCTGCAGAGGGGAGTTTGCAGATCCAAAGAGTTGCAAGCCAACTGTTTTTGGTTATCTTTTTAAGGCTATTTGTCCCAGGGCTTATAGTTATGCCTTTGATGATTGTACAGGGCTCAAGACTTGTAAAGCTCCTCGCTATGTCATTACATTTTGCCCTCCTAACTATGGATGA
- the LOC117619664 gene encoding thaumatin-like protein isoform X2, giving the protein MPISQVFIFLCFLISLSFTDGTQLIIVNNCKESIWPGILGTAGYPTPQSGGFHLHSGEQQVLDVPENWSGRLWGRQGCCFDEQTGKGSCQTGDCAGLLQCRGLGGVPPATLVEMTLGTSKSDLHYYDVSLVDGFNVPVSMRPIGGRMGCGVAACEADLNVCCPSALVVMKQGKVVGCKSACLAANSDRAQDL; this is encoded by the exons ATGCCAATCTCACAagtcttcatcttcctctgcTTTCTCATCTCCCTGTCCTTCACAG ATGGAACTCAACTTATTATAGTGAACAACTGCAAGGAGAGCATATGGCCCGGGATCCTTGGCACTGCAGGCTACCCAACTCCTCAAAGCGGCGGCTTCCATCTCCACAGCGGGGAACAGCAAGTCCTTGACGTGCCAGAAAACTGGTCAGGAAGACTATGGGGCAGGCAAGGCTGCTGCTTTGATGAACAAACGGGAAAAGGCTCATGCCAAACAGGGGATTGCGCCGGGCTCTTACAATGCAGGGGACTTGGTGGAGTGCCTCCAGCCACACTAGTTGAAATGACACTTGGGACCTCCAAATCAGACTTGCATTACTATGATGTGAGTTTGGTTGATGGGTTCAACGTTCCGGTTTCGATGAGGCCAATAGGTGGTAGGATGGGGTGTGGGGTTGCTGCTTGTGAGGCTGACTTGAATGTTTGCTGCCCATCTGCATTGGTGGTTATGAAACAAGGGAAGGTTGTAGGCTGCAAGAGCGCTTGTTTGGCTGCAAATTCAGACAG GGCTCAAGACTTGTAA
- the LOC117617079 gene encoding uncharacterized protein LOC117617079, with the protein MASGLVMEPVPITSQKHDPAWKHCQMFKNGERVQLKCIYCSKLFKGGGIHRIKEHLAGQKGNASTCLLVPPDVRALMQQSLDGVVVKKRNRQKLDEEITNITPSPHGEVDSLALHSDVSNGIQLIGAPVTLEPNLELLVNQEGMTSERSLDRRKRGRGKHSFSGHGAFGVTNSAALGSRKVNNYVHEAIGRFLYDIGAPPDAANSAYFQPMIDAIASGGSVVEPPTYHDLRSWILKNSVDEVRNNTDKYRAMWGRTGCSVLVDQWNTESGKVLLSFLVYCPEGTVFLESVDASDIINSSDALYGLLRRVVEDVGVKDVLQVITSNEEQYMVAGRRLTDTFPTLYWNPCAARCLDLILEDFGSIEWINAVIKQARSLTKFVYNHSVVLNMVRRSTFGNDIVEPGVTRYATNFTTLKRLVDLKHCLQVMVTSQEWMDSPYSKEPEGLEMLDLISNQSFWSSCVLIVRLTNPLLRVLRMVGSEKRPAMGYIYAGMYRAKETIKKELVKREEYMVYWNIIDQRWEQQWHFPLHAAGFYLNPKIFYSIEGDMHNDILSGMFDCIERLVPDTKIQDKIIKEINLYKSAAGDFRRKMAIRARDTLLPAEWWSTYGGGCPNLARLAIRILSQTCCSIGCRQNQIPFEKVHNIRNSLERQRLSDLVFVQYNLRLRQMVGKNTEQDFMDPISFDSISIIEDWVSGKDMCLEDQGSSDWMTLDSPSASTMLLGPSNDDAEELGSGFYDYEIFGRGKDSEEENVEDNVENH; encoded by the exons ATGGCTTCGGGTCTGGTAATGGAGCCTGTACCGATTACATCACAAAAACACGACCCTGCATGGAAACATTGTCAAATGTTCAAGAATGGGGAGAGGGTTCAACTCAAGTGTATATATTGTAGCAAATTGTTTAAGGGTGGTGGGATTCATAGGATTAAAGAACACCTTGCTGGTCAGAAGGGTAATGCATCTACTTGTCTACTGGTTCCACCCGATGTTCGGGCTTTAATGCAACAGAGTTTAGATGGGGTTGTGGTGAAGAAGAGAAATAGGCAAAAGCTTGATGAAGAGATTACTAATATTACTCCATCACCTCATGGTGAGGTAGACTCACTTGCCCTTCACAGTGATGTGAGTAATGGGATTCAGTTGATTGGAGCTCCCGTGACGCTTGAACCCAATTTGGAGTTGTTAGTGAATCAAGAGGGCATGACAAGTGAGAGGAGTCTGGATAGAAGGAAAAGGGGGAGAGGTAAACATTCTTTCTCAGGCCATGGTGCTTTTGGTGTTACTAATAGTGCTGCATTAGGTTCTAGAAAAGTGAACAATTATGTTCACGAGGCAATTGGACGGTTTTTGTATGATATTGGGGCACCTCCAGATGCGGCAAACTCTGCTTATTTCCAACCGATGATTGATGCAATTGCTTCAGGAGGTTCCGTGGTTGAGCCTCCCACGTACCATGATCTTCGAAGTTGGATATTGAAGAATTCGGTTGACGAAGTGAGGAATAATACTGATAAATATAGGGCCATGTGGGGAAGAACTGGTTGTTCAGTTTTGGTTGATCAGTGGAACACGGAGTCAGGTAAGGTTTTGCTAAGTTTTTTGGTGTACTGTCCTGAAGGAACAGTATTTTTGGAATCCGTGGATGCATCAGACATTATAAATTCCTCCGATGCTCTTTACGGATTGCTTAGGAGAGTGGTAGAAGATGTTGGAGTAAAAGATGTGCTGCAAGTGATTACGAGTAACGAAGAGCAATATATGGTTGCAGGGAGAAGGCTGACTGATACTTTCCCTACTCTATATTGGAATCCATGTGCAGCTCGGTGCCTAGATTTAATACTTGAGGATTTTGGTAGCATTGAGTGGATAAATGCAGTAATCAAACAAGCTAGATCTCTTACAAAGTTTGTGTACAATCATAGTGTAGTGTTGAATATGGTTAGAAGGTCTACTTTTGGGAATGACATAGTAGAACCAGGAGTTACTCGCTATGCTACAAACTTTACAACATTAAAACGACTGGTTGATCTGAAACACTGTTTGCAGGTCATGGTTACTTCACAGGAGTGGATGGACTCCCCATACTCAAAGGAACCGGAGGGATTGGAGATGTTAGATCTTATTAGCAATCAGTCATTTTGGTCCTCATGCGTCCTGATTGTTCGTCTGACAAATCCCCTCTTGCGAGTTTTGAGAATGGTTGGTAGTGAGAAGAGGCCTGCGATGGGATATATTTATGCTGGAATGTATCGAGCAAaagaaacaattaaaaaagaactCGTTAAGAGGGAGGAGTACATGGTATATTGGAACATTATAGATCAAAGATGGGAACAGCAGTGGCATTTTCCTCTTCATGCTGCAGGCTTCTACCTTAACCCCAAAATATTTTACAGTATTGAAGGAGATATGCATAATGATATCCTCTCAGGGATGTTTGATTGCATAGAGAGATTGGTTCCTGATACCAAAATCcaagataaaatcatcaaaGAGATAAATTTGTACAAGAGTGCTGCTGGAGATTTTCGGAGGAAGATGGCAATTAGAGCTAGAGACACTCTGCTTCCTG CTGAATGGTGGTCAACATATGGAGGAGGTTGCCCAAATTTGGCACGCTTGGCAATCCGTATTCTCAGTCAGACTTGCTGTTCGATTGGGTGTAGGCAAAATCAGATTCCTTTTGAGAAAGTACACAACATAAGAAACTCCCTTGAGCGTCAACGTCTCAGTGACCTTGTCTTTGTTCAGTACAACTTACGACTAAGACAAAT GGTTGGTAAGAACACTGAACAGGATTTTATGGATCCCATATCATTTGACAGCATTAGCATTATTGAAGACTGGGTTTCAGGGAAGGACATGTGCTTAGAGGACCAGGGAAGTTCAGATTGGATGACACTGGATTCACCCTCTGCTAGCACAATGCTTTTAGGGCCCTCAAATGATGATGCTGAGGAATTGGGCTCCG GGTTTTACGATTATGAGATTTTTGGTAGGGGGAAAGACTctgaagaggaaaatgttgaagaCAATGTAGAAAATCATTAG
- the LOC117620113 gene encoding L-type lectin-domain containing receptor kinase S.4, whose translation MAYQRLILFLVFLLFLTNPVKSQLDEELHFNGFNGVGSNMSLNGVAEIEPNGMLKLTNDTLRVLGHAFYSSPIKFKNSTDGKAFSFSTAFAFTIVPEYPKLGGHGLAFIISPSKELPGSLPSQYLGILNATVVGNFSNHIFAVEFDTVQDFEFGDINDNHVGIDINSLASNRSTPAGYFTSQNSTKQSLNLKSGHVIQAWVDYDSVKNQVTVKLSPNSIKPTSPILTFDVDLSPIFQDFMYVGFSASTGLLASSHYVSGWSFKMNGDAKSLSLDALPKLPGPKKTHRGVIVGVSVSALLVLILGIGLAFYIIHRIKNAEVIEAWELDIGPHRFTYQELKHATRGFRDKEVIGFGGFGKVYKGTLPNSNTQVAVKRISNESKQGLQEFVSEIASIGRLRHRNLVQLLGWCRRRGDLLLVYDFMPNGSLDKYLFENPKAILSWEQRFRIVKGVASGLLYLHEGWEQTVIHRDIKAGNVLLDSELNGRLGDFGLAKLYEHGSNPTTTRVVGTLGYLAPELTRTGKPTPSSDVFALGALLLEVVCGRRPIEAKAMPEELILVDWVWDKWRDGTILDVVDPRLEGEFDELEAVVVLKLGIMCSNNTPKARPTMRQVVRYLEGEVALPEVVLSPGAYDGRKDSERGAEFEDYVHSYPTSSYFEKASAWSCDDADVDFEAASSSSPLSVSGRNGASCPR comes from the coding sequence ATGGCATATCAAAGACTCATACTTTTCTTggtttttctccttttcctcACAAACCCAGTAAAATCTCAGCTTGATGAAGAGCTCCACTTCAATGGGTTCAATGGCGTTGGCAGCAACATGAGCTTAAATGGGGTCGCAGAGATCGAGCCCAATGGCATGCTAAAGCTCACAAACGACACTCTAAGAGTCTTGGGTCACGCTTTCTATTCATCTCCAATCAAATTCAAGAACTCAACTGATGGAAAAGCTTTCTCCTTTTCCACCGCTTTTGCTTTCACTATAGTCCCAGAGTACCCCAAGCTCGGCGGCCATGGCCTCGCCTTCATAATCTCACCTTCAAAGGAGCTTCCTGGGTCTCTTCCAAGCCAGTACCTTGGTATTCTCAACGCCACAGTTGTCGGCAACTTCTCAAACCACATCTTTGCTGTTGAATTTGACACTGTGCAGGACTTCGAATTTGGCGACATCAATGACAACCATGTTGGCATCGATATAAACAGCTTGGCCTCCAACAGATCAACTCCAGCTGGGTATTTCACCAgtcaaaattcaacaaaacagaGCCTCAACCTCAAAAGTGGTCACGTAATCCAGGCCTGGGTGGATTACGATTCAGTGAAAAACCAAGTAACTGTTAAGCTTTCCCCTAATTCTATCAAACCCACATCTCCAATTTTAACCTTCGATGTGGATCTCTCTCCAATTTTTCAAGATTTTATGTACGTTGGCTTCTCTGCCTCAACTGGGTTGCTAGCCAGCTCGCACTATGTCTCTGGTTGGAGCTTCAAAATGAATGGAGATGCcaaatctctctctttggATGCTCTGCCTAAACTCCCTGGgcccaaaaaaacacacagaGGTGTAATTGTgggtgtttctgtttctgctCTTCTGGTCTTGATCTTAGGCATTGGGTTGGCTTTCTACATCATTCACAGAATCAAGAACGCTGAGGTGATTGAAGCTTGGGAGCTTGACATTGGTCCTCACAGATTCACATACCAGGAGCTGAAGCATGCCACAAGAGGCTTCAGAGACAAAGAGGTAATTGGGTTTGGTGGGTTTGGTAAAGTTTATAAGGGAACTTTGCCAAACTCAAATACCCAAGTTGCTGTTAAGAGAATATCCAATGAATCAAAACAGGGTCTTCAAGAATTTGTGTCTGAAATTGCTAGCATTGGTCGTCTTCGCCATAGAAATTTAGTTCAATTATTGGGTTGGTGTCGTAGGCGTGGTGATTTGTTGCTTGTATATGATTTTATGCCTAATGGGAGCTTGGACAAGTACCTGTTTGAAAACCCCAAAGCAATTTTGAGCTGGGAGCAGAGGTTCAGGATTGTCAAAGGTGTAGCTTCAGGGCTATTGTATTTACATGAAGGTTGGGAGCAAACTGTGATTCATAGAGACATTAAAGCAGGAAATGTGTTGTTGGATTCTGAGCTAAATGGAAGGCTTGGTGACTTTGGTCTTGCTAAGCTGTATGAGCATGGCTCAAACCCAACAACAACCAGGGTGGTTGGCACACTGGGTTACCTCGCTCCTGAGTTGACTCGGACTGGAAAACCTACTCCCAGCTCAGATGTGTTTGCTCTGGGAGCTCTTTTGCTTGAGGTGGTTTGTGGGAGGAGACCCATTGAGGCCAAAGCCATGCCTGAGGAGCTCATTTTGGTGGACTGGGTTTGGGACAAATGGAGAGATGGTACAATTCTTGATGTTGTGGACCCAAGATTGGAGGGTGAGTTTGATGAGCTTGAGGCTGTTGTGGTGCTTAAACTTGGTATAATGTGTTCCAATAATACCCCCAAGGCAAGACCTACAATGAGACAGGTGGTGAGGTACTTGGAGGGTGAGGTGGCACTGCCTGAGGTGGTTTTGTCTCCTGGGGCGTATGATGGGAGAAAGGACAGTGAGCGTGGTGCTGAGTTTGAGGATTATGTGCATTCGTATCCAACATCTTCATATTTTGAGAAGGCAAGTGCATGGTCATGTGATGATGCAGATGTTGATTTTGAAGCTGCTTCTTCAAGCTCACCTCTCTCAGTATCTGGTAGAAATGGTGCTAGCTGCCCAAGATAG